The Edaphobacter sp. 12200R-103 genome contains a region encoding:
- a CDS encoding glycosyltransferase: MNLLLITFSFPPAGGVGVLRALSLAKYLPENGIRVDVLTARNAPAVGKDLSLLQQVPSEVQVHRTWTLDLPFWLRKSVKKAITGGKAQSASQSSSRERNPLKRWIGNLLLPDPQIGWLPFALPAAARIIRERSIDAVLITVPPYSSVKLVTKLRRLFPDLPIVLDFRDEWLSTTIDLVSFNNNSRARKIAQKTESEGVRHATSVVMVTEAARRELQARYPNVPAEKFLCINNGYDATPPTEQTYSHPGQGQQIVLTYIGTVYGSTAPGTFVEAVLALSPEIRSRLRVRYIGHIETPAYREQLLSLGETIELKGFIPQAEALAAIRNTDYLLLITHDRINVAAKFYDYLGGGKPILAAVHPDGDVRRLLEETHSGQWADSEDPLAIRRMLEEAVTSSDRAAKPDLERIAAYHRRPLTARYAAILKQLVEDKQKKVKALP, translated from the coding sequence TTGAACCTTCTTCTGATTACATTCTCCTTTCCGCCTGCAGGTGGTGTCGGTGTCCTGCGTGCGCTCTCGCTGGCCAAGTATCTGCCTGAAAACGGTATCCGGGTAGATGTGCTTACAGCGCGCAATGCTCCCGCCGTGGGCAAAGACCTCAGTCTGCTTCAGCAGGTACCGTCCGAGGTCCAGGTGCATCGTACGTGGACTCTCGATCTTCCCTTCTGGCTTCGCAAATCGGTTAAGAAGGCGATCACTGGAGGGAAGGCCCAGTCCGCTTCGCAGTCTTCTTCCAGAGAAAGAAATCCGCTGAAGCGATGGATTGGAAATCTTCTTCTGCCCGATCCCCAGATCGGCTGGCTTCCGTTTGCACTTCCAGCAGCAGCCCGCATCATTCGTGAGCGGTCTATTGACGCTGTTCTGATTACGGTCCCGCCTTATTCCAGCGTGAAGCTGGTGACGAAGCTTCGCCGTCTCTTTCCCGATCTCCCCATCGTTCTGGACTTTCGGGACGAGTGGCTCAGTACGACGATCGATCTTGTAAGCTTCAACAACAACAGTCGGGCAAGAAAGATCGCCCAAAAGACCGAGAGCGAAGGGGTCCGCCATGCTACCTCGGTCGTCATGGTGACGGAGGCGGCACGGCGCGAGCTTCAGGCAAGGTACCCCAACGTCCCGGCGGAGAAGTTTCTCTGTATCAACAACGGTTATGATGCCACCCCCCCGACCGAGCAGACCTACTCACACCCCGGCCAGGGGCAGCAGATCGTATTGACCTATATCGGAACGGTCTACGGCTCTACCGCTCCGGGTACGTTTGTCGAAGCTGTCCTTGCCCTCTCGCCTGAGATTCGGTCGCGGCTGCGCGTACGATATATCGGTCATATCGAAACCCCGGCCTATCGGGAGCAACTCCTTTCCCTGGGAGAGACGATTGAACTTAAAGGGTTTATCCCCCAGGCGGAGGCTCTGGCCGCGATACGGAATACGGATTATCTGCTCCTGATCACCCACGACCGCATCAACGTCGCTGCCAAGTTTTACGACTATCTCGGCGGAGGAAAGCCGATCCTCGCCGCAGTTCACCCGGACGGCGACGTGCGACGCCTTCTGGAGGAGACGCATTCGGGGCAGTGGGCCGACTCAGAAGATCCCCTGGCGATACGCAGGATGCTGGAAGAGGCAGTTACCTCCTCCGATCGGGCGGCAAAGCCCGATTTAGAGCGAATTGCAGCGTATCACCGGCGTCCCCTTACCGCACGATACGCCGCCATCCTCAAACAACTGGTCGAGGACAAGCAGAAAAAGGTGAAGGCACTCCCATGA
- a CDS encoding sigma-54-dependent Fis family transcriptional regulator: MDITFGKTAAMQAVRNKIERVAETDVPVLIQGESGTGKEICAQLLHMLSLRSRGSLVKVSCPAIPHSLLETELFGYEKGAFTGATTTKLGRVEQAHNGTLFLDEVGSLDLNVQSKLLQVLQDGTFVRVGGHESRSIATRLVSAANGDLRTQVENGTFRLDFLFRINAVTINLPPLRQRIADLPILIDYFIEHYSRVFRHTPELLSKSAMRLMQNYHWPGNIRQLENLIRSYVLIGSEDALIAELIPEQNRNGVTAEIDLSEPVSLKNITRQATHDLERQIILKVLRANSWNRQKTAKWLQISYRSLLYKLSEAGMPEVPPRPLRTASTKRNESAVRSSQPGSTPRTRLY; this comes from the coding sequence ATGGATATTACCTTCGGTAAAACCGCCGCAATGCAGGCGGTACGGAACAAAATAGAGCGAGTCGCCGAGACAGATGTCCCTGTACTGATCCAGGGCGAAAGCGGGACAGGAAAAGAGATCTGCGCGCAACTGCTCCATATGCTTTCTCTTCGCTCGCGAGGAAGCCTGGTCAAGGTGAGTTGTCCGGCGATTCCGCACTCTCTGCTGGAAACCGAGCTGTTTGGCTATGAAAAGGGAGCCTTCACCGGGGCCACCACCACGAAACTTGGCCGCGTCGAACAGGCGCATAACGGTACGCTTTTTCTCGATGAGGTAGGGAGCCTGGACCTAAACGTTCAGTCCAAACTGCTCCAGGTACTGCAGGACGGAACCTTTGTAAGGGTCGGCGGACATGAATCGCGATCCATCGCGACCCGCCTGGTCTCAGCGGCCAATGGCGACCTGAGAACACAGGTCGAAAACGGCACCTTCCGCCTGGATTTTCTCTTCCGCATCAATGCCGTGACGATCAACCTGCCTCCTCTTCGTCAGCGGATTGCGGATCTTCCGATCCTGATCGACTACTTTATCGAGCATTACTCGCGCGTCTTCCGTCATACGCCTGAACTTCTCTCGAAGAGCGCTATGCGGCTGATGCAGAACTATCACTGGCCGGGAAATATCAGGCAGCTTGAGAACCTGATCCGCAGCTATGTCCTGATCGGCAGTGAAGACGCCCTGATCGCGGAGCTGATCCCGGAACAGAATCGCAACGGGGTGACCGCTGAGATCGACCTGAGTGAGCCGGTCTCTCTCAAAAACATCACCCGGCAGGCAACACACGATCTCGAACGGCAGATCATCCTGAAGGTCCTGCGGGCCAACAGCTGGAACCGCCAAAAGACCGCAAAGTGGTTACAGATCAGCTATCGTTCGTTGCTCTATAAACTGAGCGAGGCTGGCATGCCTGAGGTGCCTCCGCGCCCCCTGCGGACCGCCAGCACAAAGCGCAACGAGAGCGCCGTAAGGTCTTCCCAGCCGGGCTCAACTCCGCGAACCAGGCTGTACTAA
- a CDS encoding glycosyltransferase yields the protein MRVAVITRYFPTSHEPWAGHSAYQTLRILAKECELKVFYPESRYPPLLTPASRAGRSIDFNHRVEGVDVEYLPYPALPAISRSLNGFSASRSILPSVRAWRPDIILNYIVYPDGDAALRVARALRIPFVVTAIGSDLNVIPDPVCGWLTRRVLRTADHTITVSGDLLKTARRLEAPLERSSAILNGCDTSIFHPDDRSAARSFLGLPPDAEAVVYVGRLDMAKGLGELIAAVAQLRERRPRLHAWIVGDGPARQQLAQAVVEHRVEDRISFVPSCSTDKVAAWMAASDLITLPSYREGCPNVVVEALASGRPVVATNVGGIPELMDDTSGRLIPARDAQALAGALDQVLSQSWQAEEIAGRHSRSWADVSRDVAEVLSRTFERSRSQK from the coding sequence ATGAGAGTTGCCGTCATCACCCGCTATTTCCCGACCTCCCACGAGCCGTGGGCCGGGCATTCTGCCTACCAGACACTGCGTATCCTCGCCAAAGAGTGCGAGCTGAAGGTCTTCTACCCTGAGTCGCGCTATCCTCCGCTGCTCACCCCCGCCAGCCGTGCCGGCCGCAGCATCGATTTCAACCATCGTGTCGAAGGGGTCGATGTCGAATACCTGCCGTACCCTGCGCTTCCCGCAATCAGCCGGTCGCTGAATGGATTTTCCGCCTCCCGCAGCATCCTTCCCAGCGTGCGCGCCTGGCGGCCCGACATCATCCTCAACTACATCGTCTATCCCGACGGCGACGCCGCCCTGCGCGTTGCTCGGGCGCTCCGGATTCCCTTTGTCGTCACCGCAATCGGTTCCGACCTCAACGTAATCCCCGATCCTGTTTGCGGCTGGCTCACGCGAAGAGTCCTCAGGACCGCGGACCACACGATCACCGTCAGCGGCGACCTGCTGAAGACGGCTCGTCGCCTGGAGGCTCCGCTGGAGCGCAGCAGCGCCATCCTTAACGGCTGCGATACCAGCATCTTCCACCCGGACGACCGCTCTGCCGCCCGCAGCTTTCTTGGTCTCCCGCCTGACGCAGAGGCTGTCGTCTACGTTGGCCGTCTGGACATGGCAAAGGGTTTGGGAGAGCTGATCGCCGCAGTCGCGCAGCTGCGGGAGCGGCGTCCCCGGCTGCACGCCTGGATCGTAGGAGATGGACCAGCCCGCCAGCAGCTTGCTCAGGCAGTCGTCGAGCATCGCGTGGAAGACAGGATCAGCTTCGTTCCATCGTGCTCGACCGACAAGGTGGCCGCCTGGATGGCTGCCTCCGATCTGATCACGCTGCCGAGCTATCGCGAGGGCTGCCCGAATGTAGTGGTTGAGGCCCTTGCCTCGGGCCGCCCCGTCGTAGCCACCAATGTGGGGGGAATTCCCGAGCTGATGGACGATACCAGCGGCCGCCTTATCCCCGCCCGTGACGCTCAGGCGCTCGCCGGCGCGCTCGACCAGGTGCTCTCACAATCCTGGCAGGCGGAAGAGATTGCCGGACGTCACTCGCGAAGCTGGGCCGATGTCAGCCGAGATGTAGCGGAGGTTCTGTCCCGAACCTTCGAGCGGAGCCGCTCTCAAAAATAA